The Lysobacter capsici genome has a segment encoding these proteins:
- a CDS encoding autotransporter domain-containing protein, whose protein sequence is MVFAQDTMGQVGDADSWRSEEFKRDWGLEAINAHYAYARGLTGKGVRLGLFDSGTALAHPEFSGRNTTSIALSNDPECADPSVVAGLGACGATRGDRPGKSYYGLGPGVPPALAARLIAAGLPYGFVYEEHGTHVAGTIGANRDGTGTHGVAFGADLTAATVFGDTYSEWRLDPDGFYRPRPLYRTDPEDPATESMFDQARALGTRAINHSWGPTRRNTTEAQLEAYYAQQGAGYEVFASIYQPKDGKPASDLIQVWAAGNQAGGLASIAATLPRWHKEIEPYWLSVANVRLPGEGEEGYVIDESSSICGFSKDWCVSAPGTDIDSTIIAGRIDGRIDETDDYLRFLIDNEAPEYDYGLLTGTSMAAPHVTGALGLLFERFPYLSSAQVRDVLLTTATDIGAPGVDDIYGWGMLDLKKAIDGPGQLRVDTDVVMNQRAGGAKVWEGAAWDDWRNDIGGPGRLTKSGVGWLRLSGNNDFAGLTVRQGVLELTGNNTYAAEVTGGALIVNGSLSSDQTLAVRSGGILAGSGRIVGNARIEGVVSPGNSIGTLSVQGDYTQAAGSIYDAELSAGGQSDLISVSGKATLEGGTLVVHHAPGQYLLGQSFNLLSADGGVSGQFAALDQTAFSPFLKFGLSYAANQVGVAVTRGASLASAAQTDNQRAAAAAADQLAIGQGIPQPLTQLFPAQAVAALDSLSGEGHASLRSIMVDDQRHIRDAALVRARAGRGAFAADADGESSQGAWVELIKSGGTLDGDGNAARNEYNGSVTLVGYDYRFDGGWRIGVLGGTGRSDSNDDRLDKGRVKSRHIGIYTGQNWGGFGLSAGFTFARQDVDLERRIGFNGFSDRTRASYDADSKQGFVEGGYRFNAGAWEFEPYAQFAQVRVSSDGFQETGGAAALTGRGADNRVNLSTVGLRFNVNLKGSQQDDSWLSLRGGLGRRHATGDLSPETSVAWRGANAFTVQGAPLADDATLLEAGIAARLSANGLLELNYSGQIADEAHDHGINARYSLRF, encoded by the coding sequence ATGGTTTTCGCGCAGGACACGATGGGCCAGGTCGGCGATGCCGACAGCTGGCGCAGCGAGGAATTCAAGCGCGACTGGGGCCTGGAAGCGATCAACGCCCACTATGCCTACGCGCGCGGCCTCACCGGCAAGGGCGTACGCCTGGGCCTGTTCGACTCGGGCACCGCGCTCGCGCATCCGGAATTTTCCGGCCGCAACACCACCAGCATCGCGCTGAGCAACGATCCCGAGTGCGCCGATCCGTCGGTGGTGGCCGGCCTGGGCGCTTGCGGCGCGACCCGCGGCGACCGCCCGGGCAAGTCGTACTACGGTCTCGGCCCGGGCGTGCCGCCGGCGCTGGCCGCGCGCCTGATCGCCGCGGGCTTGCCGTATGGCTTCGTGTATGAAGAACACGGCACCCACGTCGCCGGCACCATCGGCGCGAACCGCGACGGCACCGGCACGCACGGTGTCGCGTTCGGCGCCGATCTCACCGCCGCGACCGTGTTCGGCGATACCTACAGCGAATGGCGTCTCGACCCCGATGGTTTCTACCGCCCGCGCCCGCTGTACCGCACCGACCCGGAAGATCCCGCCACCGAAAGCATGTTCGATCAGGCGCGGGCACTGGGCACGCGCGCGATCAACCACAGTTGGGGCCCGACCCGCCGCAACACCACCGAGGCGCAGCTTGAGGCGTACTACGCGCAGCAAGGGGCGGGCTACGAAGTGTTCGCCAGCATCTATCAGCCCAAGGACGGCAAGCCCGCGTCCGATCTGATCCAGGTGTGGGCGGCCGGCAACCAGGCCGGTGGTCTGGCCAGCATCGCCGCGACGCTGCCGCGCTGGCACAAGGAAATCGAGCCGTACTGGCTCAGCGTCGCCAATGTGCGTCTGCCGGGCGAAGGCGAGGAAGGCTACGTCATCGACGAAAGTTCGAGCATCTGCGGTTTCAGCAAGGACTGGTGTGTGTCCGCGCCGGGCACCGACATCGACAGCACCATCATCGCCGGCCGCATCGACGGACGTATCGATGAAACCGACGACTACCTGCGTTTCCTGATCGACAACGAAGCGCCCGAGTACGATTACGGCCTGCTCACCGGCACCTCGATGGCCGCGCCGCACGTCACCGGTGCGCTCGGCCTGTTGTTCGAACGCTTCCCGTACCTGAGCAGCGCGCAGGTGCGCGATGTGCTGCTGACCACCGCGACCGACATCGGCGCGCCGGGCGTGGACGATATCTACGGCTGGGGCATGCTCGATCTGAAGAAGGCCATCGACGGGCCGGGCCAGTTGCGCGTGGACACCGACGTGGTGATGAACCAGCGCGCCGGCGGCGCCAAGGTGTGGGAAGGCGCGGCCTGGGACGACTGGCGCAACGACATCGGCGGCCCCGGCCGCTTGACCAAGTCCGGCGTGGGCTGGCTGCGTCTGAGCGGCAACAACGACTTCGCCGGCCTGACCGTGCGGCAGGGCGTGCTCGAACTGACCGGCAACAACACGTATGCGGCGGAAGTCACCGGCGGCGCGTTGATCGTCAACGGCAGCCTGAGCAGCGATCAGACCCTGGCGGTGCGCAGCGGCGGCATCCTCGCCGGCAGCGGCCGCATCGTCGGCAACGCGCGCATCGAAGGCGTGGTCTCGCCGGGCAATTCGATCGGTACCTTGAGCGTGCAGGGCGACTACACCCAGGCGGCCGGCTCGATCTACGACGCCGAACTGTCGGCCGGCGGCCAGTCCGATCTGATCAGCGTCAGCGGCAAGGCGACGCTGGAGGGCGGTACCTTGGTCGTGCATCACGCGCCGGGCCAGTACCTGCTCGGTCAGTCGTTCAATCTGCTCAGCGCCGACGGCGGCGTCAGCGGCCAGTTCGCCGCGCTCGATCAGACCGCGTTCTCGCCGTTCCTCAAGTTCGGCCTGAGCTACGCGGCCAACCAGGTCGGCGTGGCGGTGACCCGCGGCGCGAGCCTCGCATCGGCGGCGCAGACCGACAATCAGCGCGCGGCGGCGGCCGCGGCCGATCAACTCGCGATCGGCCAAGGCATTCCGCAGCCGTTGACCCAGTTGTTCCCGGCCCAGGCGGTCGCGGCGCTGGATTCGCTCAGCGGCGAAGGCCATGCCAGCCTGCGTTCGATCATGGTCGACGATCAGCGCCACATCCGCGATGCGGCGCTGGTGCGCGCGCGCGCCGGACGCGGCGCGTTCGCCGCCGATGCCGACGGCGAATCCTCGCAGGGCGCGTGGGTCGAGCTGATCAAGTCCGGCGGCACCCTCGACGGCGACGGCAATGCCGCGCGCAACGAGTACAACGGTTCGGTGACCCTGGTCGGTTACGACTACCGCTTCGACGGCGGCTGGCGCATCGGCGTGCTCGGCGGTACCGGCCGCAGCGACAGCAACGACGACCGTCTCGACAAGGGCCGGGTCAAGAGCCGTCACATCGGTATTTACACCGGCCAGAACTGGGGCGGCTTCGGCCTGAGCGCGGGCTTCACCTTCGCCCGTCAGGACGTCGACCTGGAACGCCGCATCGGCTTCAACGGTTTCAGCGACCGCACCCGCGCGTCGTACGACGCCGACAGCAAGCAGGGCTTCGTCGAAGGCGGTTATCGCTTCAATGCCGGCGCCTGGGAGTTCGAACCGTATGCGCAGTTCGCCCAGGTGCGGGTGAGCAGCGACGGGTTCCAGGAAACCGGCGGCGCCGCCGCGCTGACCGGCCGCGGCGCCGACAACCGGGTCAATCTGTCGACCGTGGGCCTGCGCTTCAACGTCAACCTCAAGGGTTCGCAGCAGGACGACAGCTGGTTGAGCCTGCGCGGCGGCCTGGGCCGTCGCCATGCCACCGGCGATCTGAGCCCGGAGACCTCGGTCGCCTGGCGCGGCGCCAATGCGTTCACCGTGCAGGGCGCACCGTTGGCCGACGACGCGACCTTGCTCGAAGCCGGCATCGCCGCGCGCTTGAGCGCCAATGGCTTGCTGGAGTTGAACTACAGCGGTCAGATCGCCGATGAGGCGCACGATCACGGGATCAACGCGCGGTATTCGTTGCGGTTCTGA
- a CDS encoding DUF418 domain-containing protein: MPSPSRDAQRIEHLDALRGFALFGILIVNIGVFASPWFGLGAADPAFDAPSDRLVHGLIAALFEMKFYLLFSFLFGYSFQLQLDSARRADAAFAPRMARRLLGLWSIGLAHALLLFHGDILSTYAVLGLLLLAMRDSPEQRAWRRAIRLIGVTAAAWGGLGLWLWIDGDTRPADAATLAQTAQTVQSGFTGDPGQVIDARLRELGSTAIVLACLQAPCALAMFLFGLIAGRRQVLARLDRYQPLLRRVRRYGLGIGLPAALIFAAVTVLAPGGPLELLALALSVLTAPWLSLAYAAWAMAAFDSARGRRAVAALAPAGRMALSNYLLQSLMCALIFTGYGFGLMGRVSPLGCVAVAVALFGAQLSLSRWWLRRHAYGPIEWLLRALTIGHWPRLRKALPDSR; this comes from the coding sequence ATGCCTTCCCCGTCCCGCGATGCGCAGCGCATCGAGCATCTCGACGCCCTGCGCGGATTCGCTCTGTTCGGCATCCTGATCGTCAACATCGGCGTGTTCGCCTCGCCCTGGTTCGGCCTGGGCGCGGCCGATCCGGCCTTCGATGCGCCGTCGGACCGCCTGGTGCATGGGTTGATCGCCGCGCTGTTCGAGATGAAATTCTATCTGCTGTTTTCGTTCCTGTTCGGCTACAGCTTCCAGCTGCAGCTCGATTCGGCGCGGCGCGCGGATGCAGCGTTCGCGCCGCGCATGGCCCGGCGCCTGCTCGGACTGTGGTCGATCGGCCTGGCCCATGCGCTGCTGCTGTTCCATGGCGACATTCTCAGCACCTATGCCGTGCTCGGCCTGCTGCTGTTGGCGATGCGCGACAGCCCCGAGCAACGCGCATGGCGCCGCGCGATCCGATTGATCGGTGTGACCGCCGCGGCCTGGGGCGGTCTGGGGTTGTGGCTGTGGATCGACGGCGACACCCGCCCCGCCGATGCCGCGACGCTCGCGCAAACCGCGCAGACCGTGCAATCGGGCTTCACCGGCGATCCGGGCCAGGTGATCGATGCGCGACTGCGCGAACTGGGTTCGACCGCGATCGTGCTCGCCTGCCTGCAGGCGCCGTGCGCGCTGGCGATGTTCCTGTTCGGGTTGATCGCCGGCCGTCGCCAGGTGCTGGCGCGGCTGGATCGCTATCAACCGTTGCTGCGCCGCGTGCGGCGCTACGGACTGGGCATCGGCCTGCCCGCGGCGCTGATATTCGCGGCGGTCACCGTGCTGGCGCCGGGCGGGCCGCTGGAACTGCTCGCGCTCGCGCTGAGCGTGTTGACCGCGCCGTGGCTGAGCCTGGCCTACGCCGCCTGGGCGATGGCCGCGTTCGACAGCGCGCGCGGCCGACGCGCGGTGGCGGCGTTGGCGCCGGCCGGACGCATGGCACTGTCGAATTATCTGCTGCAATCGCTGATGTGCGCGCTGATATTCACCGGTTATGGCTTCGGCCTGATGGGCCGGGTATCGCCGTTGGGTTGCGTGGCGGTAGCGGTGGCGCTGTTCGGCGCGCAGTTGTCGCTGAGCCGTTGGTGGCTTCGACGCCATGCCTATGGGCCGATCGAGTGGCTGCTGCGCGCGCTCACCATCGGCCATTGGCCGCGATTGCGTAAAGCTCTGCCCGATTCGCGCTGA
- a CDS encoding response regulator, whose translation MTTSVLLVDDHEVVRKGIRSLLMLTDDFDVVGEAGGGAEAIELARDLAPDLIVIDLMMPDVDGVTAIRAIKSLSPRSAIAVLTSTDQDDLAFAAIEAGAQSLLFKSMLGDELLATLRRIAGGEAVIHPFVAQRILKAVRRKREPREDPFACLTERELDVLRKLAEGGSNARIAAALNIGEKTVKSHLGNVLAKLHLADRTEAVAFAWRRGLMTGEADDGL comes from the coding sequence ATGACCACCTCGGTGTTGTTGGTCGACGATCATGAAGTGGTGCGCAAGGGCATCCGCAGCCTGCTGATGCTGACCGACGATTTCGACGTGGTCGGCGAGGCCGGCGGCGGCGCCGAGGCGATCGAGCTGGCGCGCGATCTGGCGCCGGACCTGATCGTAATCGACCTGATGATGCCCGACGTCGACGGCGTCACCGCGATCCGCGCGATCAAGAGCCTGAGCCCGCGCAGCGCGATCGCGGTGCTGACCTCGACCGATCAGGACGATCTGGCCTTCGCCGCGATCGAGGCCGGCGCGCAGTCGCTGCTGTTCAAGAGCATGCTCGGCGACGAACTGCTCGCGACCTTGCGCCGCATCGCCGGCGGCGAGGCGGTGATCCATCCCTTCGTCGCCCAGCGCATCCTCAAGGCGGTGCGGCGCAAGCGCGAACCGCGCGAGGACCCGTTCGCCTGCCTGACCGAGCGCGAGCTCGACGTGCTGCGCAAGCTCGCCGAAGGCGGCAGCAACGCGCGCATCGCCGCGGCGCTCAACATCGGCGAGAAGACGGTCAAGTCGCATCTGGGCAATGTGCTGGCCAAGCTGCATCTGGCCGATCGCACCGAGGCGGTCGCGTTCGCTTGGCGACGCGGATTGATGACGGGCGAGGCCGACGACGGGCTGTGA
- the gloA2 gene encoding SMU1112c/YaeR family gloxylase I-like metalloprotein, with protein MHLSSIHHVALICSDYPRSKRFYTQVLGLRVLAEVYREARGSYKLDLALPDGGQLELFSFPDPPPRPSYPEACGLRHLAFAVADIDTCVAELKAQAIAVEDVRIDEYTGRRYTFFADPDGLPIEFYERE; from the coding sequence ATGCACCTGTCGAGCATCCACCACGTCGCGCTGATCTGTTCGGATTACCCGCGCTCCAAGCGGTTCTACACCCAGGTGCTGGGCCTGCGCGTCCTCGCCGAGGTCTATCGCGAGGCGCGCGGCTCCTACAAGCTCGATCTGGCCCTGCCCGACGGCGGCCAGCTGGAGCTGTTCTCGTTCCCCGATCCGCCGCCGCGGCCGTCCTATCCGGAAGCCTGCGGCCTGCGCCACCTGGCCTTCGCGGTCGCCGACATCGACACCTGCGTGGCCGAACTCAAGGCGCAGGCGATCGCGGTCGAGGACGTGCGCATCGACGAATACACCGGGCGCCGCTACACCTTCTTCGCCGATCCCGATGGCTTGCCGATCGAGTTCTACGAGCGCGAATGA
- a CDS encoding HlyD family secretion protein: MHEDLFRREMLDARKQRWLGSIRLPVSRMGWPMAGLALAALIALLALLGFGRYTRSESASGQLIPRGGLLNVSAPAGGRIARSHVVEGQTVARGQTLLEISAELDSPALGAGVGQAVGAELALQRERLLAERDAIERERGRDTDSLRQRIDDSQRRIDLADAQLRLRREQAAQAERLSRQVQPLRAAKLLSDVQWQQYETTRIDSLSRVQDAQRERLDAARELADARAALADLPRRLSERRGRIERELADIAQDDAHNEGRRRIAVLAPRAGRISGWALTEGQAIGAGQRLFSLLPEHAPLQAELWLPDRAIGLIAAGTPVTLRYPAFPYQTYGLQRGRVAQIARAPLSAQDIRERTGRPADAPAWRVLVDLDRQQVASHALQAQMRVDAELQLERRRLYEFLFLPGVLAPNASAPTTTQGDAP; encoded by the coding sequence ATGCACGAAGACCTGTTCAGACGCGAGATGCTCGACGCCAGGAAACAGCGCTGGCTCGGCAGCATCCGCCTGCCGGTCTCGCGCATGGGCTGGCCGATGGCCGGGCTCGCGCTGGCGGCCCTGATCGCATTGCTGGCCCTGCTCGGCTTCGGCCGCTACACCCGCAGCGAAAGCGCGAGCGGCCAATTGATCCCGCGCGGCGGTCTGTTGAACGTGAGCGCGCCGGCCGGCGGCCGGATCGCGCGCAGCCACGTGGTCGAAGGTCAAACAGTCGCGCGCGGCCAGACCTTGCTGGAGATCTCGGCCGAACTCGACAGTCCGGCGCTGGGCGCCGGCGTCGGCCAGGCGGTCGGTGCCGAACTGGCGCTGCAACGCGAGCGCCTGCTGGCCGAGCGCGACGCGATCGAACGCGAACGCGGCCGCGACACCGATTCGTTGCGACAACGCATCGACGACTCGCAACGCCGCATCGACCTGGCCGACGCGCAATTGCGCTTGCGCCGCGAACAGGCCGCGCAGGCTGAACGCCTGTCGCGGCAGGTGCAACCGTTGCGCGCGGCCAAGCTGCTCAGCGACGTGCAGTGGCAGCAATACGAAACCACCCGCATCGACAGCCTGAGCCGGGTCCAGGACGCGCAACGCGAACGCCTCGATGCCGCGCGCGAACTCGCCGACGCGCGCGCCGCGCTGGCCGATCTGCCGCGGCGCCTGAGCGAACGCCGCGGCCGGATCGAACGCGAGCTGGCCGACATCGCCCAGGACGACGCCCACAACGAAGGCCGCCGCCGCATCGCCGTGCTCGCGCCGCGCGCGGGCCGCATCAGCGGCTGGGCCTTGACCGAAGGTCAGGCGATCGGCGCGGGCCAACGCCTGTTCTCGCTGCTGCCCGAACACGCGCCGCTGCAGGCCGAGCTGTGGCTGCCCGATCGCGCGATCGGCCTGATCGCGGCCGGCACGCCGGTGACCTTGCGCTATCCGGCGTTTCCGTATCAGACCTACGGCCTGCAACGCGGCCGGGTCGCGCAGATCGCGCGCGCGCCGCTGTCGGCGCAGGACATCCGCGAGCGCACCGGCCGGCCCGCCGATGCGCCGGCCTGGCGCGTGCTGGTCGATCTGGACCGGCAACAAGTCGCCAGCCACGCGCTGCAGGCGCAGATGCGGGTCGATGCGGAACTGCAACTGGAACGGCGGCGGCTGTACGAATTCCTGTTCCTGCCGGGCGTGCTCGCGCCGAACGCGTCCGCGCCGACGACGACGCAGGGCGACGCGCCATGA
- a CDS encoding DUF4031 domain-containing protein, with the protein MTVYVDDAVWPWRGERWAHLMADTLDELHEFAQRLGRPRVSFQNKLSGCHYDVTAQMRERALALGAVAISRHRDRAQVRAIIQRARDQAAGLAP; encoded by the coding sequence GTGACCGTGTACGTCGACGATGCCGTCTGGCCCTGGCGCGGCGAGCGCTGGGCGCATCTCATGGCCGATACGCTCGATGAGCTGCACGAGTTCGCACAACGCCTGGGCCGGCCGCGGGTGTCGTTCCAGAACAAGCTCAGCGGCTGCCATTACGACGTCACCGCGCAGATGCGCGAACGCGCGCTGGCGCTGGGCGCGGTCGCGATCTCGCGGCACCGCGATCGGGCGCAGGTGCGCGCGATCATCCAGCGCGCGCGCGATCAGGCCGCCGGCCTGGCGCCTTAA
- a CDS encoding sensor histidine kinase: MNDTAARPTPAARAPVRRWWSGLFWKCLLSMLIASWVSTGLLSLLGLYLERREVRAHMAPPLLESAMRRELQGLGPLPEQSRVAPAQCEALMQALLVRIVGMDSPKWMASYSFAGGTADGRIAIRYRDRDGRVCQFPARPSAPLQQVLEDSEHEAATTRAAVPRRHEREGDWISVVALPLADRPGATLSVGQHAGGSLASFMRMDSGAFEGLMIYLVVISAMSAVAVATLLTRRIRHAESAADAWAAGELDARIHDSGLDEFGRLSQRFDRMADALGEVIQVRQALAVAEERNRLARDLHDTAKQRSFALGLQLSVLDHLNERAGEGEGQGGDPRQRALIKAALGLTGQLQRDLADVIQRFSAPTVAEQGLRKALEDTFSHLLGGSEIEWRLLLDGVAERGLGEYPQHAGQLLLIATEAASNSLRHSGARRIEVVLNNSGNRYGWTIQDDGCGFMLSEHETTGMGLANMRLRARTLPGGRFRIASSSSGTVVTVSFTLDPPQGVHA, encoded by the coding sequence ATGAACGACACCGCCGCACGCCCGACGCCTGCCGCACGCGCGCCGGTAAGGCGCTGGTGGAGCGGGCTGTTCTGGAAATGCCTGCTGTCGATGCTGATCGCCTCGTGGGTCAGCACCGGCCTGTTGTCCCTGCTCGGCCTGTACCTGGAGCGCCGCGAGGTGCGCGCGCACATGGCGCCGCCGCTGCTGGAAAGCGCGATGCGGCGCGAACTGCAAGGTCTGGGCCCGCTGCCCGAGCAGAGCCGGGTCGCGCCGGCGCAGTGCGAGGCGCTGATGCAGGCGCTGCTGGTGCGGATCGTCGGCATGGATTCGCCCAAGTGGATGGCCTCCTACAGCTTCGCCGGCGGCACCGCCGACGGCCGCATCGCGATCCGCTACCGCGATCGCGACGGCCGGGTCTGCCAGTTCCCGGCGCGGCCCAGCGCGCCGCTGCAACAGGTGCTGGAAGACAGCGAACACGAAGCCGCGACCACCCGCGCCGCGGTGCCGCGCCGGCACGAGCGAGAGGGCGACTGGATCAGCGTGGTCGCCTTGCCGCTGGCCGATCGGCCCGGCGCGACCTTGAGCGTCGGCCAGCATGCCGGCGGTTCGCTGGCGAGCTTCATGCGCATGGATTCGGGCGCGTTCGAAGGGTTGATGATCTATCTGGTGGTGATCAGCGCGATGTCGGCGGTCGCGGTGGCGACCTTGCTGACCCGGCGCATCCGTCACGCCGAAAGCGCCGCCGATGCCTGGGCCGCGGGCGAGCTGGACGCGCGCATCCACGACAGCGGCCTGGACGAATTCGGCCGCTTGTCGCAGCGGTTCGATCGCATGGCCGATGCGCTGGGCGAGGTGATCCAGGTGCGCCAGGCGCTGGCGGTGGCCGAGGAACGCAACCGCCTGGCGCGCGATCTGCACGACACCGCCAAGCAGCGCAGTTTCGCGCTGGGGCTGCAATTGAGCGTGCTCGATCATCTCAACGAACGCGCCGGCGAAGGCGAGGGCCAGGGCGGCGACCCGCGCCAGCGCGCGCTGATCAAGGCCGCGCTCGGCCTGACCGGACAGTTGCAGCGCGATCTGGCCGACGTGATCCAGCGTTTCTCGGCGCCGACCGTGGCCGAGCAAGGGCTGCGCAAGGCGCTGGAAGACACCTTCTCGCATCTGCTCGGCGGCAGCGAGATCGAATGGCGGTTGTTGCTCGACGGGGTCGCCGAACGCGGCCTGGGCGAGTATCCGCAGCATGCCGGGCAGTTGCTGCTGATCGCCACCGAGGCCGCCTCCAACAGCCTGCGCCACAGCGGTGCGCGCCGGATCGAGGTGGTGCTCAACAATTCCGGCAACCGCTACGGCTGGACCATCCAGGACGACGGTTGCGGCTTCATGCTCAGCGAGCACGAAACCACCGGCATGGGCCTGGCCAACATGCGCCTGCGCGCGCGCACCTTGCCGGGCGGACGTTTCCGCATCGCCAGTTCCTCCAGCGGCACCGTGGTCACGGTGTCGTTCACGCTCGACCCGCCGCAAGGAGTACACGCATGA
- a CDS encoding LysE family translocator — translation MFELSALLAFAGLALVMVLTPGPNMVYLVSRSICQGRKAGLTSLAGVGVGFFFYLFAAAFGITALLFAVPYAYDALRIGGAAYLLWMAWQAIRPGGRSPFQVRDLPVDSPRRLFVMGLLTSLLNPKVAMFYLALLPQFIDPHKSVMLQSLALGSLQIAISVGVNALIVAGAGGIANFLAGRPRWVAAQRWVMGGVLSALAVRMAVDARR, via the coding sequence ATGTTCGAGCTTTCGGCGTTACTGGCCTTCGCCGGCTTGGCCCTGGTCATGGTCCTGACCCCCGGCCCGAACATGGTCTACCTCGTCTCGCGTTCGATCTGCCAAGGCCGCAAGGCCGGGCTGACCTCGCTGGCCGGGGTCGGCGTGGGCTTCTTCTTCTATCTGTTCGCCGCCGCCTTCGGCATCACCGCGCTGTTGTTCGCGGTGCCTTACGCCTACGACGCCTTGCGCATCGGCGGCGCGGCCTATCTGCTGTGGATGGCCTGGCAGGCGATCCGCCCCGGCGGCCGCTCGCCGTTCCAGGTCCGCGACCTGCCGGTCGACAGCCCGCGCCGCTTGTTCGTGATGGGCCTGCTGACCAGCCTGCTCAATCCCAAGGTCGCGATGTTCTACCTCGCGCTGCTGCCGCAGTTCATCGACCCGCACAAGAGCGTGATGCTGCAGTCGCTAGCGCTGGGCAGCCTGCAGATCGCGATCAGCGTCGGGGTCAATGCGCTGATCGTGGCCGGCGCCGGCGGGATCGCGAATTTCCTGGCCGGACGGCCGCGTTGGGTCGCCGCGCAGCGTTGGGTCATGGGAGGCGTGTTGTCGGCGCTGGCCGTGCGCATGGCGGTCGACGCGCGCCGCTGA